From one bacterium genomic stretch:
- a CDS encoding redoxin domain-containing protein gives MARATPGTGAVAPEIVLPAAPARTWALRDSRGKAVVLVFYPADWEPVSTDQLQHYNEIVPQILDLNAELVGISVDGVWCHQAFARSLQLGFPLLSDATPRGGAARAYGVYRPREGTSDRALVVIDPIGIIHWRYVAPREVNPGVDGLLTALEALAGYSETAW, from the coding sequence ATGGCGCGGGCCACGCCGGGCACCGGTGCGGTCGCGCCTGAGATTGTGCTCCCAGCCGCGCCCGCTCGCACTTGGGCACTGCGGGACTCACGCGGGAAGGCCGTCGTGCTCGTTTTCTACCCGGCCGATTGGGAGCCCGTCTCGACTGATCAACTCCAGCACTACAACGAGATCGTGCCGCAGATTCTAGACCTCAACGCAGAATTGGTCGGCATCTCCGTAGACGGCGTCTGGTGTCATCAGGCGTTTGCGAGGAGCCTCCAGCTGGGATTCCCGCTGCTCTCGGATGCTACCCCCCGCGGTGGTGCGGCGCGAGCGTACGGCGTGTACCGGCCCAGGGAGGGCACAAGCGACCGCGCGCTGGTCGTGATCGATCCCATCGGGATCATCCACTGGCGCTACGTGGCGCCGCGTGAGGTCAACCCCGGAGTCGACGGCCTGCTGACGGCCCTCGAAGCGCTTGCCGGATATTCGGAGACAGCGTGGTGA